DNA sequence from the Parambassis ranga chromosome 1, fParRan2.1, whole genome shotgun sequence genome:
CCTCTTCTTTGTACTGATTCAGATTCTGTCACAGAGACCTGCTTCACTGTGACCTATGCTGGAGGGAGGATGTGTTCTTATACCCAGACATCAGTGAATGATCCTGCTCCATCACACATCCCACAGGTTAgttagttttttttatcattgatCATGACAtatgtgttttgacattttaatcaGATATTTCTTATATACTGACTTGTTAATTATAACCTAAGTTAAATGTATGTATCATCTTCCAACAGAAGTACAGGTTCAAAGGATTCCTACATATCAGTCAGTTCAACTGACCTGTAGCACCAGCTGTCCAATGACTGACAGTCAAACTGTCTTTACATGGTGGTCCCACAATACAAAGTTTGACACACAAGACCGTCAGCATTCAGTTTACATAtactctgctgtcagtttctcctGTGCTGTAAAAGGCCTTGAACATCTGCAGTCTCCTGAAGTCTGTGACTATGAACCAATCAATGCTCTGACTTACAGAatgacacatgaaaacacacagagggctgtTAAGAAATATGATGGTCTGAATAATGAGGCATTATACTGCATACAAATACAATTAGTGGATTATTAGTGGGACTTTAAATGAATCTGGGATAAAACTTTTGACCACTAGGTGTCACTGAGAGTTTAACATTCTGTTATAGTataaactaaatatcaaagtaaaacaaactaAAGTCATAACTGTATGACTACATAtttgtgaacatatgtaaaCTGTATGTTTATCATGTTTATCAGTAAACTACTGTTTTCTGTATTTCAGGTGTGGGTAGGATCTGCTGGGTGTGAACTATGTCAGGAGGAGAATCTGTGCTCTGCAAGGCTCCTCAGTCATCATCACTAGTCAATACTCATATCCACACCGACCACTGTCAAAATCATGGTATAGAACAAAAACACGAGGTAGGCAGGACGAGGCTGAGCAGGTGACTGAGGATGCAGGTCGTGTGGAGTATCATGACAACATGAGAAATCAACACAACCTGACAATCAAGAACCTGACAGAGGCTGACTCAGCAGAATATTCACTCACAATTCAGAAATATGACAGAACAAGGAAACTGTCTCATTTTCCTGGAGTCACTTTGGTCGTCACAGGTAACTCAGAGCATTAAATAACTTGTAACAGTGCTGATGTTACCACAGTGTCTTTGTCCTGCTTTGACTAAACAATGGGACCAAAAATGACCAACTGATCACAGCCTTAGTTTGTTTGTCTTGGATGCACTTCATAACATGAACATCAACACAAAGCCTGTTTGCACTGCAGCAGTAAGAAAGAGACACTGACTGACTCTCACCATGTTTCAGGTGTCAGAGTGCAGCTGCATCCTGCAGTggtgacagaggacagacagtcagactgacctgcagcaccagctgtcctctgactgaCACAGCCTACATCTGGTACTTCAACAGTCGACCTCTGAACCTGCCACACagccaaaacaaacacctgCTTCTAGATCCAGTCAGCAGCCAGCATGCAGGAAGATACTACTGTTCAGtcagaagcagcaaaacaagccTCAGCTCCAGTGAGGAGACTCTCACTGTCCGAAGTCTCACAGgaccttcagctgctgctgctgctgctgcaggagtcTGTGCTGGCCTCCTGGTCATGACACCTCTAGTCATCTTCCTTTGGATCAGGTGAGCAACACTCTATTGTAGATCAATCACATGAGTCACATATTGATGTTTACTGTCatccctgattgtgttcactcagcagaaagaggaggacTTCAGCTCAGCCTCCTTCAAGTGATGCAGCAGATGGAACAGAGCAGGTAAAGCCCAGAAATGTAAAGGTTCCTGCTGTACAGTCATACTTTCAGCTTCAAATGACcgtaaatacaaaaacattgaGACATTTAGAAATCCTGCTGGAGGACATCTTCCTCTGTTCCCCTGCTTCCCTTCAGCTGCACTGACACAGAAGCACAGTGTGACATTAGTTCTATGACTCCTGTTCAGGCAGTAACATTCTACTTAAACACCGCTCGGAGTCAACAAGTGTCCAACAGTGTAAACTcacttcattcatttttaaaatccaggcttactctgtgtgtgtgagtgtgtgtgtgtgtgtgggggggggactTTCTGTCTTTGCTTGGATGTGCTGACACATTTCAACACTTTGTTTAACTGGTCTAATGATGGTGCAGCACAGTGGTTAGTTTGTGGTttactgtcgcctcacagcaagaagatTTCTGAGAATCCGGCTCAGGCccttctgtgtggagtttgcatgttctgcCTGTGCCTGCCTCTGGCTTTAAAGCTAAAGATCTAAATGTCTAAagcgtgcttgttaggttaattggtgactttAAACTGTGCATAGGTGTGAGTGCAAGTTtgtatggttgtttgtctgtgtatgttgccctgtgatggactggcaacctgtccagcGTGTACCCCACCTTTAGCTAGCTGGGATGATCCTGTACTACAGAAAAAAGCGGGTTTAGAAGTTGGATGGATGAATGTTCTAATGAGAAACAGGAGGTCTGCCATAGCTATAACAGTATTTACACATCAGTAAAGTGCCATGAGACGCACTGCATTTGCTAAGAgggcagacaaagacaaagtacATTGCAAAACATGTCAGATTGTTTGtgctctgctgtttattttttgtgtaagACTTTCTTGGATGTTTTGTATCACATGTCAGATACAGCTGAATTAATGCTATCTGCTATCTAATTGCTCTGGGGAATATATCTGACCACATTCTGATGACCTGCACTACAATGTTGGAACAAGAATAAGTACATTAGTACTATGACTTAGTCATTTTTATTACATATACTACATGTCCTCATCCTGAGAGAAATCAGTTCATTTGTCAGTGCATTCTGATCTCTGGCCACACTCTGGATGTTAGCCACTGCCATTTTTTGCgcacttaaaaataaaatgtgagactggaattttttaaatattgaaatTCATAAAGATATTCAAAATCTAAAAGCTAGACTGAAGAAGTGAgcttttgtttaatattttaatgaaatatataatgaaatataatattaaatagcTCAAATGCTAAAAGGAATCCCAATCTCTTTGGGTTAAAGTGTGGAGTGATGTCATGTCCACCATGCCACTCCTGTTTTATTGGCCTTAGTTTGCATATAAGTCAGATCACAAATAGCCAAGTGTCACTGACTGCCTGCTTTGACGATGTTCATGTATGAGAAATTTAAGCCTCCAGCCTCCAAatgtgaagaggaagaggataaaaattataatatttataatgttttaaaaaaaaagacacagaaatcACAATTAACTGTTCAGATCAGAATctgaattcctttatttatccttGAGGGGGAATTCATTGCTTTACACTTTATATTCTGATGTTGTTGTTAGCACTTTGCTTGTGCAAAATGTCTTTAATCCAGTCCgtgtaaaaacagacattcaaGAACAGAGCTGGTAGCTCACAGGCATATTCACCAACACCTGAAATGATGCCGTAAATCATATTGTTGTAAACCACTCCACCACCGGAGTCACCctaagagagagaaaaagttaGTAACTTAAATTTAGTTCCAAAACATGTGATAACTAGAAGATAGAGCTAATATTACAAGCCATGTCAACTTACTTTACATGTAtccactgtttttttctttgccacaGAACCAGTTTCCAAATGGCTCATTTGGAAATAACTTCTGGATTTGCTTTCTGATTGTTTCACAGGTGCTAATCTGCATTTCTGCACATTGGAGCTTTTCAGGCTGACCAGGCACTGTACAAatggttttaaaataaatatgtttttcaaaGGAAATTGAGCTGCAGGTGATCAATCAGTcttacctttttttctgttcctaTCAATTTGATAACCACCATTTCCTGCAACTTCAACTTTTTtacctctaaaaaaaaatcaaaaagttATTATCTTCCATTTCAATCCGTTTTTTCtcagcacaaaacaaaatattagaAATACCACATCTGCCCATCCACCTTTACTGGTCTAAATCAGTTAAGCCTCAGGTTACATGCTGCACTCTTTCTCATCACACGTATCACTTGAGACGATGGATGTAACCCTTAAAGGCCTACTGTAATATACTGAAAGATACTTTACTCACATCATAGTCTGTTCAGAACAGGAAGACTTGTCAGGAAGACTATGGGTGTGATTTTTGAGGGATTtggtaacagcagcagcatgatgtCATATCTGGATAAACTACTGTTCTTTTAATTTCCACTTCCGGTTCTGAACCCACAGTTGCATACCTGCAAGAAGAAGACCAACATGCTCCAGTCTCAATACAATCAATATGTCTAAAAGGTCAATGCCAGGAACATTAGTAATTACAAGAGCAACAACTTTTACATTAAGCCGTAAAATGACAGGTTTGTAAAGTTTAATTAATTTCTGGCTACTTATCTATTAGGTAAACTTTTCTCACATTTTGCTCTTTTTGCAGTGAGCTGATGTTAGAATCCACTCTTCATGGATCAGGGAGCCACCACACAGAGAACGCTTTCCATCCGACTCTCCAACTAATCTGACATGATACGCCCTCTGTGCAGGGTCACAGTCTTTACCACCAAAAATCCTCTTCTGTAGATCTACTGCTGTGCTCACTGTGACACCTGAAAGAGACAGTCCTCAACAGGTGACCTTGAGTTAGAACAACATTTGTTTATACACAGGAAGCTTCACATTTACTGTTCAGAAGATGAAAACCGGTTGAGGTGTTTATTTCATCTTTATCTATAATTTGATTCTAACATACATACAGtttacaaacagaaaaaacatatctgtaataaaaaatataataaaatgaaaaaagaacagCTAAGCACTCACCAACCCACAGCACAAGGTGAAGAAATGTAAGATGAGCCATCACTGTCATTGACCCCTCAACTTCTGTATGACAGTGTGACAGCGCTGCCTTTTTAAATCTGTTCATGATGTTCTATTGGCCTCGAAGCCACCAATACCTTCATGTGATCGACATGATCCTATTGGCTGCAGAACATTACACTTTGATGCAAAGTTTTGATGTCTTATCAAGTGTTCCTGTagtgcagcagcacagttttACTCATGGTCTGTCAGCACATCATCACTCTTGATGAAcaagacattttgttttaaattctttccgacattttgttttttggtagtatataaaaaatatgaaaagcatTCAATAATATGgtgtaataatattaatatagtTTTACAATTTGATGATTATTAATTTCAGTGTGATTTCTGGCTGTCCTATGTCAATTTTGTGAGTAAGGTCTACAGCATCAGgttttaaaaagcacatttttctttctttcctttttttttaaaaaaaaaatcattttttctcAATTGTTTAAACACCTTTTCTGAAAGCATGCCTCATATTCTCAGAACtctacaacacaaaaaaaaaacacacacaatgggcaAAACCCCTCAATTCTCCTGCATAACCACCTCCTCCTAACCACCCTCACTCGTGGTGCACATCCTGCACTCAGGGATTTAACTTGTCAGTTAAAATAGTTTCAAATTTCATGTTGTGTTAACATGATGAAAAAAGTTTTTATGACTAATTTTATGGTTAAActcataaaatacatttaaacaacaacaaaatgtgtttaagcTAATTGTATAACTAATGTTTCTGAGTTTCTCTTCACGTTGAGCTTACTCACATTTTAAGGCAGCAAATGAACTTACATTTTAAGTTGAACCACATGAAAAAGAATCATTCTAAAGATTATTTGGGTCTCGTTCCATCATGAGGTAAATGTTCTTAGAAAATGCATTAGAGCCATAGTTTGCTTATCAAAGCAAATGAAATGACAGAGTTATCTGTCTTATTTCCATAATTTGCCCTTCTTGTAACAGGCAGGTTCCCCACTTAGTTCTGCTGACTGAATGTAAGCTGTCCTTCTCTGTGCTATGCAGCATATGTTCATAGCTTTATAGCAAAATTAAATATGTCCAAGAGGTTAAATTGAGGTAAATGGACtcatggatttttttcccccctgacgtttcaccactcccccaGGTGGCTTCCTCAGTTCTCTTGATTTTAAATAATCTAGTTGTATTTCACACTATGATAATTTCTTGCCTTCTGTATGCTGTATATGTAATATTAGTGGCAGTTTTTATTTCAAAGATTCAGAggctttattgtcatatgcacagtattgATGAAATGCTTGTAACCAGGCAGGCAGGTACCTCCAAGTAAGCATAtgtacataaaaaacaaaaaacaaaaaagtcatgTCATAATGTCAAAAAATCACAAACTGTCACAAACTGTCACAAACTACTACATACCATAAGTTGCACCTTTGAGTTTATAAATGAAGGCTTGCCAACTCTCCAAGCACAGAGTACAAGTATATTAATCTGTCACATAAAAAttcacagataaaaacaggttaaacctgtgataaaaaaatgaagaaataaactATATTCTATTTGTACATTGACAGTATGCCTGTTTGGCTACTTCTGCTGTATTCTGAGGATTGttttcttattgtttttttcctttctgttgaACATCACCATATGTATACAATACATTCTGTTAAGATGATCCATTACAGACTACAGACTACAGTCATTACTTTCTGACTACTCACTTGTGTCATTTTCAATATGTCAGTTGTGTCAAACAATCCATAAAACAATTGAACATACAGTGAGTGATTAGCATGTTGCAGTGAAACGTTTGTGTCAGTTAGGCTGTTTAGTAAATATATTCTTATTAAGTTTGCTTATCAGGACAGAGGCAGAGTCAGTGAACTCCCTCACTGAGTATATTTGGTTAGATTTGCTTTATAGACTGATAGTTGGCATTCTATTGGAGACTGTTGTTATTCATTCAGTGAAGAGGCCACTGGAATATTCCACAACCGTATTTTACTCTTGACCACAGCACCAGCGATTGCTCAGAAAACAGTACAGTATGATGCTTTATGAAGATAAGATCATTGTTGCCAATATAATGCTAAGCAGGACTAAGAATGGCTTGTTTATGTGTGCTGCATGTATTTGGTCAAGAAAATGATCCAGTGTTACAAATGTGTGAACCTTTGCTGTCAGTATCATCTGTGACTCCTTgtacagcaacaacagctgcGGTCCAAGGTTTCTgttagctgctgatcagtcctACAGAAAGGTCTGGAAGAAGTTTAACCCATTCTTCAGTACAgaacagcttcagttctgacacaTTGATGTGTTTcctcacatgaactgcttgtttcaggatCTTCCACAACATTTTTATTAGAATAAGGTCAGAACTTTGGCCCAACCATTTCAGGGTGTTAACTAATtatttgtgtggttgttgttgtcttgctgtATGACCCACTTTGTCttgagctcacagacagatgtctgacaTTTCCATCAATACAGACAAGTTAGTCTggctcagatgcagcaaaacaggcccaaaccatgatattACCACCACATAAACAGATGAGGGAGGGTCATATGCTGGCCTGCAGCATCATTCTTTCTTCCAACATCAGGCTTCTTATTTAAGACAAATAATTTtattctggtctcatctgtccactcTGGTTTGTCCATGTGAGCTTTCAGAAACTGTAGACAGGCAGCAGTTTTCTTTTTGGAGAGTAgtgactttctccttgcagctctgaTGTGCACACCGTGGTTGTTGTCCTGATGTTGGATTCATGAACATTAACATTAGCTAAATGTTAGCCTGGGTTCCTTTGTGACCTCTTAGCTGATAGACCACTCCTGGGGAGGGCGTATTTTCCACCATTTGTACACAGTCTGTGGATTTGTATAGTCCAGACTCTTTAGAGATGGTTGTGTAGCTTTTTGCAGGAGCAACTATTTATATAAGGTCCTCAGAAATATCCTTTGATTATGCCATTATATATCCACAAACATGTTGTGACGATCAGACTGTCATCACTGTTGTTAAAGTAAAACTGGATACTCACTGACATCGTTCATTGACTGAATACACCTCTGAACAGATGGATTATAATTTGgcattataatatataaataatcttTGAGGTTCACATACTGTACTTGTACAACTCACACGTACCATTGGATCATTTTCTTAAACAAATACATGACAATGAAATATTTCTGCTTTACTAGTTTGATTCTCATTTGAAGTTCTCTTTAATTACTGTTAGATAGACATATGTAAAAAATAGTTGATGTTTTGggacatatttatgcagaaatttGAAAAATTCTAATGGCAGCAATGTATACTGCATAGCATTTGTGGAAGTGTTATGGCCCTTTATGATGGAGACAAGAGATACGGGTCAGGACACAACAACTAAAATAAATTAGGGGGGTTAgggtaaaatataaatataatcatTATATCATTAATATgaattaatatttgtttattgGAATAACCGAAACCGGGTTTAACAAAAGAAATGTGAGGGAGATGTGGACTCAGTCAaatagaatcagaatcagaattagaatcgtgtttattgccatgtaagtgaaggggattcacattactaggaatttgccttagtgactggtgcatacataaaaacatagaataattaacatgaaataagataaaacaacacaagacaaaattaaggtaaataagataagtagtgcaagatggaagtaaacagtgcaaatagtcatcattgtgcagtgactataataaagtgacagtgcagagcagtgtattatttacagttgaacagtccaacagcagaggggaagaagctgttcttgtgaaaggagtggctcaaagagtccatgtccagggtgGGACCTGAACTATTGACTGCCTGAGCAAACAAAGGATCTGGCTATACTCCCAGCCCAGGTAGCAGCTCACCTGGATTGCACAGGCGAGCCCAGTCAGGCAAAATCCACCtacagcacacagaggagggGAACATTGGAGCTGCCAGGCATGTAACAGTGAGACAacgatgtgtgtatgtggggttCTTTGACAGGAAATCTTGAACAAAATACGAGTAATCAATACTTGGATCATCTGTGCAGTTTCagccctgtgtttttgtctcagtttaaataataatatgaccTACAGAATTCACAGTGACTTTATTACACTACATTTAAACAGATTTGGAATATCAATACATTTAGTTTTTCGATCTCACCTCTTTTATACTACCAATGAAACAGTGTCTTTTTCCTTCCCGTATGTGTTTTAGCCATGGGCCTTCTCATCAGCAACACAACCAATGCCTTCCATAGAGAGTATATTCCTACTGTGTGAGTATAACAAACAgcttaaataaataacaccTTAAAAAGCATATCACAAGACAATATGGGTAAACCCTGTGGCTAAATTCTCCAGACTAATAATGTCATCTTCAACTAATGCAACAAAGTACCAAAAGGGCCTAATAGCATGTTATATCCAGGCCTAGGACGAC
Encoded proteins:
- the LOC114428280 gene encoding prostate-specific antigen-like, whose translation is MCTTSVTVSTAVDLQKRIFGGKDCDPAQRAYHVRLVGESDGKRSLCGGSLIHEEWILTSAHCKKSKMYATVGSEPEVEIKRTVVYPDMTSCCCCYQIPQKSHPYIFQYITGDSGGGVVYNNMIYGIISGVGEYACELPALFLNVCFYTDWIKDILHKQSANNNIRI